GCTCACCCCCTTCATCTCGGCGGACGGTGCGATGGTGCGGCTCAGGCTGCCGGGCGGTCGCGTCGACGCCGCGACGGTGCGCGCAATCTCTTCTCTCGCAGTCAGATTCGGCGACCCGGACATCACACTGACCTCACGCGGCAGCCTGCAGCTGCGCGGCCTGCCCGACCCGCTCCCCCGCGAGCTGGTCACCGCCATCGGTGACCTCGGCCTCGTCCCGTCGGGTGAGCACGACAAGGCCCGCAACATCGTCGCGGACCCCGACGAATCGCTCGATGACCTGGTGGAGGCCCTGGACGAGGCCCTCCTTGCGGACCCGGCCCTGGCCGGGCTGCCGGGACGCTTCCTCCTCGCGGTCGCGCGGCCCGGCGGTCCCGTGCTCGGAGAGCCGTGGGACATCGCCGTCGTGGACGAAGGGGGTTCGGTCCGCGTCCTCGTGGGCGACCACGGTGTCGTCGTCCCTCGCGACGGTGCGGCACGGACCGCTCTCGACGTCGCCCGTCGCTTCCTGGCCGTCCGCCCCGATGCCAAGACATGGAATGTGCGCGACCTGCCCGCCGCTGCCCGGGGGTCCCTGCTGCCGGAGGGGACCCCCTTCGTCGTGGAGGCCGAGGCGCCACCGCTCCCCGGGCCGGACGGGGATTACCTCGTGGCGCTCGTGCCGCTCGGGCTGCTGACGCCGCGGATGGCCGCGGCCCTCACCACGCTTCGAGGCTCGTCGCAGGGCTCCTCGCACCTCAGCGAGC
The genomic region above belongs to Janibacter limosus and contains:
- a CDS encoding cobalamin biosynthesis protein CobG encodes the protein MSIPSSSRSGADRCPGLLTPFISADGAMVRLRLPGGRVDAATVRAISSLAVRFGDPDITLTSRGSLQLRGLPDPLPRELVTAIGDLGLVPSGEHDKARNIVADPDESLDDLVEALDEALLADPALAGLPGRFLLAVARPGGPVLGEPWDIAVVDEGGSVRVLVGDHGVVVPRDGAARTALDVARRFLAVRPDAKTWNVRDLPAAARGSLLPEGTPFVVEAEAPPLPGPDGDYLVALVPLGLLTPRMAAALTTLRGSSQGSSHLSERLVITPWRSIVVRGGAGLADDLAAAGFATAPDSPWTVLTACAGAPACARTTTSTRDLARDAAALVDPTGPPVHVIGCDRSCGHPARAHTISLNPSTAADVVAAQRSPITERSS